From the Misgurnus anguillicaudatus chromosome 17, ASM2758022v2, whole genome shotgun sequence genome, one window contains:
- the tnfsf13b gene encoding tumor necrosis factor ligand superfamily member 13B isoform X2, with protein MPAGDIGSSRGESGRLPWVFVVLILAVVTSSSLSVLSLYHVLALQAEVEGLRAEVGRKREEHSGKLEEPVEGAEKLTQHQKQEECKDTIECLQQTMMDDTTPNHNEMTKRSLGQLSEIQPCLQLMGDNKKKTFQKELALEMSTAVPWQTGIKRGSALEEDQGTILVKEEGFFFIYSQVYYVDPMFAMGHIVIRIKKNVVGDESQHVVLFRCIQSTNQVHYYNTCYTGGVVKLDSGDKLELLIPRSRANISLDGDSTFFGAIKLA; from the exons ATGCCTGCTGGAGATATTGGCTCGAGTCGGGGTGAAAGTGGAAGGCTGCCCTGGGTGTTCGTGGTCCTGATTCTTGCCGTCGTCACCTCTTCTTCCCTCTCTGTTCTTTCCCTGTATCATGTTCTGGCTCTGCAGGCCGAGGTGGAGGGTCTGAGAGCCGAAGTGGGCCGAAAGAGAGAGGAACACAGCGGGAAACTAGAAGAACCTGTGGAGGGAGCAGAGAAACTGACCCAGCATCAGAAACAAGAGGAGTGCAAGGACACAATTGAG TGTCTACAGCAAACTATGATGGATGATACCACACCAAACCACAATGAAATGACAAAAAGAAGTCTTGGTCAACTGTCAG AAATTCAGCCGTGCTTACAGTTGATGGGGGACAATAAGAAAAAAACCTTCCAGAAGG AGCTTGCTTTAGAAATGTCCACAGCGGTCCCATGGCAGACGGGAATAAAGCGTGGCTCCGCCCTGGAGGAAGACCAGGGCACCATTTTAGTCAAAGAGGAAGGATTCTTCTTCATCTATAGTCAG GTGTACTACGTAGACCCCATGTTCGCCATGGGCCACATTGTGATTCGTATAAAGAAGAACGTTGTAGGCGATGAGAGTCAACACGTGGTTCTGTTTCGATGCATTCAGAGCACAAATCAAGTCCACTATTACAACACCTGCTACACTGGAG GTGTAGTGAAGCTGGACTCTGGGGACAAACTGGAGCTTCTGATACCTCGTTCCCGAGCAAATATTTCTCTGGATGGGGATTCCACTTTCTTTGGAGCGATTAAACTGGCCTGA
- the tnfsf13b gene encoding tumor necrosis factor ligand superfamily member 13B isoform X1 → MPAGDIGSSRGESGRLPWVFVVLILAVVTSSSLSVLSLYHVLALQAEVEGLRAEVGRKREEHSGKLEEPVEGAEKLTQHQKQEECKDTIECLQQTMMDDTTPNHNEMTKRSLGQLSEIQPCLQLMGDNKKKTFQKELALEMSTAVPWQTGIKRGSALEEDQGTILVKEEGFFFIYSQLSFSQVYYVDPMFAMGHIVIRIKKNVVGDESQHVVLFRCIQSTNQVHYYNTCYTGGVVKLDSGDKLELLIPRSRANISLDGDSTFFGAIKLA, encoded by the exons ATGCCTGCTGGAGATATTGGCTCGAGTCGGGGTGAAAGTGGAAGGCTGCCCTGGGTGTTCGTGGTCCTGATTCTTGCCGTCGTCACCTCTTCTTCCCTCTCTGTTCTTTCCCTGTATCATGTTCTGGCTCTGCAGGCCGAGGTGGAGGGTCTGAGAGCCGAAGTGGGCCGAAAGAGAGAGGAACACAGCGGGAAACTAGAAGAACCTGTGGAGGGAGCAGAGAAACTGACCCAGCATCAGAAACAAGAGGAGTGCAAGGACACAATTGAG TGTCTACAGCAAACTATGATGGATGATACCACACCAAACCACAATGAAATGACAAAAAGAAGTCTTGGTCAACTGTCAG AAATTCAGCCGTGCTTACAGTTGATGGGGGACAATAAGAAAAAAACCTTCCAGAAGG AGCTTGCTTTAGAAATGTCCACAGCGGTCCCATGGCAGACGGGAATAAAGCGTGGCTCCGCCCTGGAGGAAGACCAGGGCACCATTTTAGTCAAAGAGGAAGGATTCTTCTTCATCTATAGTCAG CTCTCCTTTTCCCAGGTGTACTACGTAGACCCCATGTTCGCCATGGGCCACATTGTGATTCGTATAAAGAAGAACGTTGTAGGCGATGAGAGTCAACACGTGGTTCTGTTTCGATGCATTCAGAGCACAAATCAAGTCCACTATTACAACACCTGCTACACTGGAG GTGTAGTGAAGCTGGACTCTGGGGACAAACTGGAGCTTCTGATACCTCGTTCCCGAGCAAATATTTCTCTGGATGGGGATTCCACTTTCTTTGGAGCGATTAAACTGGCCTGA
- the abhd13 gene encoding protein ABHD13, translated as MEKPWRLWGALEACLLTLCAWSWGACRLSLLALILTFHLYGGFILLGLILASVAGILYKFQDVLLYFPDQPSSSRLYVPMPTGIPHENVYVRTKDGVRLNLILLRYTGENPASAPTILYFHGNAGNIGHRVPNALLMLVNLKSNVVLVDYRGYGKSDGEPSEEGLYQDAEATLDYIMTRPDIDKTKVVLFGRSLGGAVAIRLASGNPHRVAAIMVENTFLSIPHMAATLFSFFPMRYLPLWCYKNKFLSHRHVTGCRMPSLFISGLSDQLIPPVMMKQLYELSPSRTKRLGIFPEGTHNDTWQCQGYFAALEQFMKELLKNHAREETAQGAVNVTII; from the coding sequence ATGGAGAAGCCATGGAGGTTATGGGGGGCACTGGAGGCGTGTTTGCTTACCCTGTGTGCGTGGTCTTGGGGAGCCTGTCGCCTCTCTCTGCTTGCCCTCATTCTGACCTTCCACCTGTATGGGGGCTTCATACTGCTGGGACTCATTTTGGCATCTGTGGCAGGAATCCTGTACAAGTTCCAGGACGTGCTGCTTTACTTTCCCGATCAGCCCTCGTCCTCGCGCCTTTACGTTCCCATGCCGACGGGAATCCCGCACGAGAACGTGTACGTCCGCACTAAGGACGGCGTGCGGCTCAACCTCATCCTGCTCCGTTACACCGGTGAAAACCCTGCTTCCGCCCCAACCATTTTGTATTTCCATGGCAACGCAGGGAACATCGGCCACCGTGTGCCTAACGCCCTACTTATGCTGGTTAACCTAAAATCCAACGTGGTTCTGGTGGACTACAGAGGCTATGGAAAAAGCGACGGAGAGCCTAGCGAGGAGGGACTTTACCAGGACGCCGAGGCCACGTTGGATTACATCATGACCCGGCCGGACATCGACAAGACGAAAGTGGTTCTGTTCGGACGGTCGTTGGGAGGTGCGGTAGCTATCCGTCTGGCTTCGGGCAATCCTCACCGAGTGGCCGCCATCATGGTGGAGAACACTTTCCTGAGCATCCCGCACATGGCGGCCACCCTATTTTCGTTCTTTCCCATGCGCTACCTGCCTCTGTGGTGCTACAAGAACAAGTTCCTGTCCCATAGACATGTGACAGGGTGCCGTATGCCGTCTCTCTTTATCTCGGGCTTATCAGACCAACTCATCCCCCCTGTAATGATGAAACAGCTGTACGAATTGTCTCCGTCTCGGACTAAACGCCTTGGAATCTTTCCGGAGGGTACGCACAATGACACCTGGCAGTGCCAAGGTTATTTCGCAGCTCTGGAGCAGTTTATGAAGGAACTGCTTAAAAACCACGCCAGAGAAGAGACGGCCCAGGGTGCGGTTAATGTCactattatataa